In a single window of the Populus alba chromosome 16, ASM523922v2, whole genome shotgun sequence genome:
- the LOC118037261 gene encoding anthocyanidin 3-O-glucosyltransferase 6-like, whose protein sequence is MEKVEVVLIPIPAMGHIVAIAEIAKLLVQRDDRLYTTVLVMHPTLDPSTTKYNESLGASTLPDRMRVINLPRVESIPSDTKPGTWLSSLVEGQKPHVKEYVSKTRTQCELSLDAPRLAGFIFDSFATGLKEVANEFGFPWYAFSASGAAFLGCELHLQALHDEQGVDLTEFKSSDVELKIPSLANPLPAKLLPSVLFQEDSLANFLEQARALAEARGILVNTFFEFESSAVNSLSNGKTPPIYPVGPIVKHETDCHDVGWDGSKKHRDIMEWLDDQPPSSVMFLCFGSHGSFREKQVKEIACALENSGHRFLWSLRKPPPRGKWEPPSDYANFQEILPKEFLNRTAKIGKVIGWAPQVDILAHQAIGMFASHCGWNSILESIRFGVPIVAWPLYAEQQFNAFLMVVELGLAVEIKMDYRRDFHGDNEIIVGADGIMKAMKHVMEQGKEIRKKAKEMSRISEKTLMAGGSSYSSLGRLVDEIIDNQP, encoded by the coding sequence ATGGAGAAAGTAGAGGTGGTGCTAATCCCCATACCTGCTATGGGCCATATTGTAGCAATAGCGGAGATAGCTAAGCTTCTTGTTCAACGTGATGATCGACTCTACACGACTGTCTTGGTAATGCATCCGACTCTTGACCCCAGCACTACCAAGTACAATGAGTCACTTGGGGCATCAACTCTCCCTGATCGTATGCGAGTCATTAACTTGCCCAGAGTTGAGTCCATACCATCAGATACCAAACCCGGTACCTGGCTTAGTTCTTTGGTTGAAGGCCAAAAACCCCATGTCAAAGAATATGTTTCGAAGACGAGAACTCAATGTGAGTTGAGCCTCGATGCTCCTCGACTTGCTGGGTTTATTTTTGATTCGTTTGCTACGGGACTAAAAGAAGTGGCCAATGAATTTGGGTTTCCATGGTATGCTTTCTCTGCTTCGGGTGCAGCTTTTCTTGGTTGTGAATTGCATCTTCAGGCTCTTCATGATGAGCAGGGAGTGGACCTTACTGAGTTCAAGAGCTCGGACGTTGAGTTGAAAATTCCGAGTTTAGCGAACCCACTTCCTGCTAAACTTTTGCCTTCGGTTTTGTTTCAGGAAGATTCGCTCGCTAATTTCCTTGAGCAAGCAAGAGCATTGGCCGAAGCCAGAGGTATTTTGGTAAATACATTTTTCGAGTTTGAATCCAGTGCGGTTAACTCTCTCTCTAATGGTAAAACCCCTCCAATATATCCGGTGGGACCGATTGTTAAACATGAAACAGACTGTCATGATGTGGGTTGGGATGGGAGCAAAAAGCACAGAGACATCATGGAATGGCTTGATGATCAGCCACCATCATCAGTCATGTTTTTGTGCTTTGGAAGTCATGGAAGTTTTAGGGAGAAACAGGTGAAAGAGATTGCTTGTGCCCTAGAGAACAGTGGGCATCGATTCTTATGGTCGCTACGTAAACCTCCACCGAGAGGAAAGTGGGAACCCCCAAGTGATTATGCAAATTTTCAAGAAATCTTACCGAAAGAGTTTTTAAACCGGACAGCCAAGATTGGGAAAGTAATCGGATGGGCACCTCAGGTTGACATATTGGCTCATCAAGCGATAGGAATGTTTGCTTCGCATTGTGGATGGAATTCTATACTAGAGAGTATAAGGTTTGGTGTTCCAATTGTCGCCTGGCCATTATACGCAGAGCAACAGTTTAATGCCTTTCTAATGGTGGTTGAGTTGGGATTAGCCGTGGAAATTAAGATGGATTACAGGAGGGATTTTCATGGTGATAATGAAATAATTGTGGGTGCTGATGGTATAATGAAAGCAATGAAGCATGTTATGGAGCAAGgtaaagaaataagaaagaagGCAAAAGAGATGAGCAGAATCAGTGAGAAAACCTTGATGGCTGGTGGATCTTCGTATTCTTCTTTGGGTCGTTTAGTTGATGAAATAATAGACAACCAGCCATGA
- the LOC118037256 gene encoding anthocyanidin 3-O-glucosyltransferase 6-like, translating to MKKVEVVLIPIPAMGHIVAVVEIAKLLVQRDDRLYTTVLVMHPTVDPSTTTYNESLAASTLPDRMRVINLPRVESITSDTKPTNWLSSLVEGQKPHVKEYVSKIRTQSELSLDAPRLAGFIFYSFVTGLKEVANEFGLPWYAFSASGAAFLGCLLHLQALHDEQGADLTEFKNSDVELSIPSLVNPFPAKLLPSVLFEKDSLTTVLEQPRALAKARGILVNTFLEFESHAVNSLSNGRTPPIYPVGPIVRHKRDGHDAGSEGSNNYRNIIEWLDDQPPSSVLFLCFGSGGSFRENQVKEIACALEKCGHRFLWSLRKPPPRGKREYSPSDHANFQEILPKEFLNRTAKIGKVIGWAPQVDILAHPAVGMFASHCGWNSILESIRFGVPIVAWPLYAEQQFNAFQMVIELGLAVEIKMDCRKNSHGDNEINVSADGIMKAIKHVMEQGKEIRKKVKEMSRISEKTLMAGGCSYSSLGRLVDDIIDNQP from the coding sequence ATGAAGAAAGTAGAGGTGGTGCTAATCCCCATACCTGCTATGGGCCATATTGTAGCAGTAGTGGAGATAGCTAAGCTTCTTGTTCAACGTGATGATCGACTTTACACAACTGTCTTGGTAATGCATCCAACTGTTGACCCCAGCACTACCACGTACAATGAGTCACTTGCTGCATCAACTCTCCCTGATCGTATGCGAGTCATTAACTTGCCCAGAGTTGAGTCCATAACATCAGATACTAAACCCACTAACTGGCTTAGTTCTTTGGTTGAAGGGCAAAAACCCCATGTCAAAGAATATGTTTCAAAGATAAGAACTCAGTCTGAATTGAGCCTTGATGCTCCTCGCCTAGctgggtttattttttattcttttgttacAGGACTGAAAGAAGTGGCCAATGAATTTGGGTTACCATGGTATGCTTTCTCTGCTTCGGGTGCAGCTTTTCTTGGTTGTTTATTGCATCTTCAGGCACTTCATGATGAGCAGGGAGCGGACCTGACTGAATTCAAGAACTCGGATGTCGAGTTGAGTATTCCGAGTTTGGTGAACCCATTTCCCGCTAAACTTTTGCCTTCTGTACTGTTTGAGAAAGATTCGCTTACGACTGTTCTTGAGCAACCAAGAGCATTGGCCAAAGCCAGAGGTATTTTGGTAAATACATTTTTGGAGTTTGAATCCCATGCGGTCAACTCTCTTTCTAATGGCAGGACCCCTCCAATATATCCAGTGGGACCGATTGTTAGACATAAAAGAGACGGTCATGATGCGGGTTCGGAAGGGAGCAACAATTACAGAAACATTATTGAATGGCTTGATGATCAGCCTCCATCatcagttttgtttttgtgctttgGAAGCGGTGGGAGTTTTAGGGAGAATCAGGTGAAAGAGATTGCTTGTGCCCTAGAGAAGTGTGGGCATCGATTCTTATGGTCCCTACGTAAACCTCCACCGAGAGGAAAGAGGGAATATTCACCGAGTGATCATGCAAATTTTCAAGAAATCTTACCGAAAGAGTTTTTAAACCGGACAGCTAAGATTGGGAAAGTAATCGGATGGGCTCCACAGGTAGACATATTGGCTCATCCAGCCGTAGGCATGTTTGCTTCGCATTGTGGATGGAATTCTATACTAGAAAGTATAAGGTTTGGTGTTCCAATTGTCGCCTGGCCATTATATGCAGAGCAACAGTTCAATGCCTTCCAAATGGTAATTGAGTTGGGATTAGCCGTGGAAATTAAAATGGATTGCAGGAAGAATTCTCATGGTGATAACGAAATAAATGTGAGTGCTGATGGTATAATGAAAGCAATAAAGCATGTGATGGAGCAAGgtaaagaaataagaaagaagGTAAAAGAGATGAGCAGAATCAGTGAGAAAACCTTGATGGCTGGTGGATGTTCGTATTCATCTTTGGGTCGTTTAGTCGATGATATAATAGACAACCAGCCATGA
- the LOC118037255 gene encoding anthocyanidin 3-O-glucosyltransferase 2-like: MKKAEVVLIPIPAMGHIVALVEVAKLLVQRDDRLSTTVFVMHPTLDPSTTKYAETLAVSTLPDRMRVINLPNLESISSATKGRHWLTCLIEGQKSHVKEYVSNIRTQYELNPDSRRLAGFIFDTFATGMKDVPNEFGVPWYVFSASGAAFIGSMLHLTALHDEQGVDLTELKNSEDELEIPCLANPIPAKLVPSLVFEKDSLTTFLEHARILTEARGILINTFLEFESYAINSLSDGKTPPVYPVGPIVKHVGDGGDLRSDESNNYRDIMEWLDDQPPSSVMFLCFGSWGSFKEKQVKEIAIALEHSGYRFLWSLRKPSQNGKKQSTSDYQDFQGILPEGFLDRTAMIGKVIGWAPQVEILAHSAVGGFASHCGWNSTLESVRFGVPVATWPLYAEQQFNAFQMVIELGLAVEIKMEYWKDFYGDTEIIVSSDDILKAIKSVMEEDSEVRKKVKEMSRKSEKTLVDGGSSFSSLGRLIEDMTENMS, encoded by the coding sequence atgAAGAAAGCAGAGGTGGTGTTGATCCCCATACCTGCTATGGGTCATATTGTAGCTCTAGTAGAGGTAGCTAAGCTTCTTGTTCAACGTGATGATCGCCTATCCACAACTGTCTTCGTAATGCATCCAACTCTTGATCCTAGCACCACCAAATATGCTGAAACACTTGCTGTCTCAACTCTCCCTGATCGTATGCGAGTCATTAACTTGCCAAATCTTGAGTCCATATCATCTGCTACCAAAGGTCGTCACTGGCTAACGTGTTTGATAGAAGGCCAAAAATCTCATGTCAAAGAGTATGTATCCAATATTAGAACTCAGTACGAGTTGAATCCGGATTCTCGTCGACTTGCTGGGTTCATTTTCGATACTTTTGCTACTGGGATGAAAGATGTGCCTAATGAATTTGGAGTTCCATGGTATGTTTTTTCTGCTTCAGGTGCAGCTTTTATTGGTAGCATGTTGCATCTTACTGCTCTTCATGATGAGCAGGGAGTTGACCTTACCGAGTTGAAGAACTCAGAGGATGAATTGGAAATTCCGTGTTTGGCGAACCCAATTCCTGCTAAACTTGTGCCTTCCCTGGTGTTCGAGAAAGACTCACTGACTACTTTTCTTGAACATGCTCGGATATTGACTGAGGCTAGGGGTATTTTGATCAATACATTTTTAGAGTTCGAATCGTATGCAATTAACTCTCTGTCAGATGGTAAAACCCCTCCCGTTTACCCAGTTGGTCCCATCGTGAAACATGTAGGAGATGGTGGTGATCTGCGGTCGGATGAGAGCAACAATTATAGGGACATCATGGAATGGCTTGATGATCAACCTCCGTCATCGGTTATGTTCTTATGTTTTGGAAGCTGGGGAAGCTTTAAAGAGAAACAAGTGAAAGAGATTGCAATTGCACTTGAGCATAGCGGGTATCGGTTCTTATGGTCTCTACGCAAACCTTCACAGAACGGTAAAAAGCAATCTACGAGTGATTATCAAGATTTTCAAGGTATTTTACCTGAAGGTTTCTTAGATCGAACAGCTATGATTGGGAAGGTAATTGGATGGGCTCCACAAGTGGAAATCTTAGCTCATTCAGCCGTGGGAGGATTTGCATCTCATTGTGGATGGAATTCTACACTAGAAAGTGTAAGATTTGGTGTTCCAGTGGCCACTTGGCCATTATATGCAGAGCAACAatttaatgcttttcaaatGGTGATTGAGCTAGGATTGGCCGTGGAAATTAAAATGGAATATTGGAAGGATTTTTATGGTGATACTGAAATAATTGTGAGCAGTGATGATATATTGAAAGCTATAAAGAGTGTTATGGAAGAAGATAGCGAGGTCAGAAAGAAGGTAAAGGAGATGAGTagaaaaagtgaaaaaaccTTGGTGGATGGAggatcttcattttcttcattagGTCGTCTAATTGAAGATATGACGGAAAACATGTCATGA
- the LOC118037258 gene encoding anthocyanidin 3-O-glucosyltransferase 2-like codes for MKKAEVVLIPLPAMGHIVAVVEIAKLLVQRDDRIYTTVLVMHPTLDPSTTEYMESLAASTLPDRMRVINLPRVESITSATNGRNWLTCLIEGQKPHVKEYVSRIRTQFEMNPDSPRLAGFVFDTFATGLKDVSNEFGIPWYVFSAAGAAFIGSMLHLTALHDEQGVDLTEFTNSEDELKIPSLANPIPAKLVPSTVFEKYSLTTFLVHGRLLTEARGILINTFLELESYAVSSLSDGKTPPVYQVGPIVKHIGDGPDPLSDESNNSRDIMGWLDDQPPSSVMFLCFGSWGSFKENQVKEIAFALELSGHRFLWSLRKPSQNGKMQSPSDYENFQSILPQGFLDRTAKIGKVIGWAPQVEILSHSAVGGFASHCGWNSILESLRFGVPIATWPLYAEQQFNAFQMVIELGLAFEIKMDYRKDFYGDTEIIVSSDDILKAIKSVMEQDSEIRKKVKEMSRVSEKTLVAGGSSFSSLGRLIEDMMGNMS; via the coding sequence ATGAAGAAAGCAGAGGTGGTGCTAATCCCCTTACCCGCTATGGGCCATATTGTAGCAGTAGTGGAGATAGCTAAGCTTCTTGTTCAACGTGATGATCGAATTTACACAACTGTCTTGGTAATGCATCCAACTCTTGATCCCAGCACTACCGAGTACATGGAGTCACTTGCTGCATCAACTCTCCCTGATCGTATGCGAGTCATTAACTTGCCCAGAGTTGAGTCCATCACATCTGCTACCAACGGTCGTAACTGGCTAACTTGTTTGATTGAAGGCCAGAAACCCCATGTCAAAGAATATGTTTCAAGGATAAGAACACAATTCGAGATGAATCCGGACTCCCCTCGTCTTGCCGGGTTCGTTTTTGATACGTTTGCTACTGGCCTGAAAGATGTGTCTAATGAATTTGGAATTCCATGGTATGTGTTTTCTGCCGCAGGTGCAGCTTTTATTGGTAGCATGCTGCATCTTACGGCTCTTCATGATGAGCAGGGAGTGGACCTTACAGAGTTCACGAACTCGGAGGATGAATTGAAAATTCCGAGTTTGGCGAACCCGATCCCTGCTAAACTTGTGCCTTCCACGGTGTTCGAGAAATACTCACTCACAACTTTTCTTGTACATGGTCGGCTATTGACCGAAGCTAGGGGTATATTGATAAATACATTTTTGGAGTTGGAATCTTACGCAGTTAGCTCTCTATCCGATGGCAAAACCCCTCCTGTATACCAGGTTGGTCCCATTGTGAAACATATAGGAGATGGTCCTGATCCGCTCTCGGATGAGAGCAACAATTCTAGGGACATCATGGGATGGCTTGACGATCAACCTCCGTCATCGGTTATGTTTTTATGCTTTGGAAGTTGGGGAAGCTTTAAAGAGAACCAGGTGAAAGAGATTGCATTTGCACTTGAGCTTAGTGGGCATCGGTTCTTATGGTCTCTACGCAAACCTTCACAGAACGGTAAAATGCAATCTCCAAGTGActatgaaaattttcaaagcattttacCCCAAGGTTTCTTAGACCGAACGGCTAAGATTGGGAAGGTAATTGGATGGGCTCCACAAGTGGAAATCTTGTCTCATTCAGCTGTGGGAGGGTTTGCTTCACATTGTGGATGGAATTCTATACTGGAGAGTTTAAGATTTGGTGTTCCAATTGCCACTTGGCCTTTATATGCAGAGCAACAatttaatgcttttcaaatGGTGATTGAGTTAGGATTAGCTTTCGAAATTAAAATGGATTATAGAAAGGATTTTTATGGTGATACTGAAATAATTGTGAGCAGTGATGATATATTGAAAGCTATAAAGAGTGTTATGGAACAAGATAGTGAAATTAGAAAGAAGGTAAAGGAGATGAGTAGAGTAAGTGAGAAAACCTTGGTGGCTGGAggatcttcattttcttcactAGGTCGTCTAATTGAAGATATGATGGGAAACATGTCATGA
- the LOC118037257 gene encoding anthocyanidin 3-O-glucosyltransferase 2-like has product MKKAEVVLIPLPAMGHIVALVEVAKLLVQRDDRLSTTVFVMHPTFDPSTTKYAETLAVSTLPDRMRVINLPNLESITSATKGRHWLTCLIEGQKSHVKEYVSKIRTQYELNPDSPRLAGFIFDTFATGMKDVPNEFGVPWYVFSASGAAFIGSMLHLTALHDEQGVDLTELKNSEDELEIPCLANPIPAKLVPSLVFEKDSLTTFLEHARILTEARGILINTFLEFESYAINSLSDGETPPVYPVGPIVKHVGDGGDLRSDESNNYRDIMEWLDDQPPLSVMFLCFGSWGSFKEKQVKEIAIALEHSGYRFLWSLRKPSQNGKKQSPSDYEDFQGILPEGFLDRTAMIGKVIGWAPQVEILAHSAVGGFASHCGWNSTLESLRFGVPVATWPLYAEQQFNAFQMVIELGLAVEIKMEYWKDFYGDTEIIVSSDEILKAIKSVMEEDSEVRKKVKEMSRKSEKTLVDGGSSFSSLGRLIEDMTENMS; this is encoded by the coding sequence atgaagaaagcaGAGGTGGTGTTGATCCCATTACCTGCTATGGGTCATATTGTAGCTCTAGTAGAGGTAGCTAAGCTTCTTGTTCAACGTGATGATCGCCTATCCACAACTGTCTTCGTAATGCATCCAACTTTTGATCCTAGCACCACCAAATATGCTGAAACACTTGCTGTCTCAACTCTCCCTGATCGTATGCGAGTCATTAACTTGCCAAATCTTGAGTCCATAACATCTGCTACCAAAGGTCGTCACTGGCTAACGTGTTTGATAGAAGGCCAAAAATCTCATGTCAAAGAGTATGTATCCAAGATTAGAACTCAGTACGAGTTGAATCCGGATTCTCCTCGACTTGCTGGGTTCATTTTCGATACGTTTGCTACTGGGATGAAAGATGTGCCTAATGAATTTGGAGTTCCATGGTATGTTTTTTCTGCTTCAGGTGCAGCTTTTATTGGTAGCATGTTGCATCTTACTGCTCTTCATGATGAGCAGGGAGTTGACCTTACCGAGTTGAAGAACTCAGAGGATGAATTGGAAATTCCGTGTTTGGCGAACCCAATTCCTGCTAAACTTGTGCCTTCCCTGGTGTTCGAGAAAGACTCGCTGACTACTTTTCTTGAACATGCTCGGATATTGACTGAGGCTAGGGGTATTTTGATCAATACATTTTTAGAGTTCGAATCGTATGCAATTAACTCTCTGTCAGATGGTGAAACCCCTCCCGTGTACCCAGTTGGTCCCATCGTGAAACATGTAGGAGATGGTGGTGATCTGCGGTCGGATGAGAGCAACAATTATAGGGACATCATGGAATGGCTTGATGATCAACCTCCATTATCGGTTATGTTCTTATGCTTTGGAAGCTGGGGAAGTTTTAAAGAGAAACAAGTGAAAGAGATTGCAATTGCACTTGAGCATAGCGGGTATCGGTTCTTATGGTCTCTACGCAAACCTTCACAGAACGGTAAAAAGCAATCTCCGAGTGATTATGAAGATTTTCAAGGTATTTTACCTGAAGGTTTCTTAGATCGAACAGCTATGATTGGGAAGGTAATTGGATGGGCTCCACAAGTGGAAATCTTAGCTCATTCAGCCGTGGGAGGATTTGCATCTCATTGTGGATGGAATTCTACACTAGAAAGTTTAAGATTTGGTGTTCCAGTCGCCACTTGGCCATTATATGCAGAGCAACAatttaatgcttttcaaatGGTGATTGAGCTAGGATTGGCCGTGGAAATTAAAATGGAATATTGGAAGGATTTTTATGGTGATACTGAAATAATTGTGAGCAGTGATGAAATATTGAAAGCTATAAAAAGTGTTATGGAAGAAGATAGCGAGGTCAGAAAGAAGGTAAAGGAGATGAGTagaaaaagtgaaaaaaccTTGGTGGATGGAggatcttcattttcttcattagGTCGTCTAATTGAAGATATGACGGAAAACATGTCATGA
- the LOC118037260 gene encoding anthocyanidin 3-O-glucosyltransferase 2-like: protein MKKAEVVLIPLPAMGHIVAVVEIAKLLVQRDDRLYTTVLVMHPTVDPSTINYMESLAASTLPDRMRVINLPSVESITSDIEPNNWLRSLVEGQKPHVKEYVSKIRTQFEMNPNSPRLSGFIFDTFASRMKDVPHEFGVPWYVFSASGAAFIGSMLHLTALHDEQGVDLTELKNSEDELEMPCLANPIPAKLVPSMVFEKDSLTTFLEHARILTEARGILINTFLEFESYAINSLSDGKTPPVYPVGPFVKRIGGGGDPRSDDSNNYRDIMEWLDDQPPLSVMFLCFGSWGSFKEKQVKEIAIALEHSGHRFLWSLRKPSQNDEMQSPSDYEDFQSILPPGFLERTAMVGKVIGWAPQVEILSHSAVGGFASHCGWNSILESLRFGVPVATWPLYAEQQFNAFQMVIELGLAVEIKMDYRNDFYGDNEIIVSSDDVLKAIKSVMEENSEVRKKVKEMSRVSEKTLVDGGSSFSSFCRLIEDMMGNMS, encoded by the coding sequence ATGAAGAAAGCAGAGGTGGTGCTAATCCCCTTACCTGCTATGGGCCATATTGTAGCAGTAGTGGAGATAGCTAAGCTTCTTGTTCAACGTGATGATCGACTTTACACAACTGTCTTGGTAATGCATCCAACTGTTGACCCCAGCACTATCAATTACATGGAGTCACTTGCTGCATCAACTCTCCCTGATCGTATGCGAGTCATTAACTTGCCCAGTGTTGAGTCCATAACATCAGACATTGAACCCAATAACTGGCTTCGTTCTTTGGTTGAAGGGCAAAAACCCCACGTCAAAGAATATGTTTCAAAGATAAGAACTCAATTCGAGATGAATCCGAACTCCCCTCGCCTTTCTGGTTTCATTTTTGATACGTTTGCTTCTAGGATGAAAGATGTGCCTCATGAATTTGGAGTTCCATGGTATGTTTTTTCTGCTTCAGGTGCAGCTTTTATTGGTAGCATGTTGCATCTTACTGCTCTTCATGATGAGCAGGGAGTTGACCTTACCGAGTTGAAGAACTCAGAGGATGAATTGGAAATGCCGTGTTTGGCGAACCCAATTCCTGCTAAACTGGTGCCTTCCATGGTGTTCGAGAAAGACTCACTGACTACCTTTCTTGAACATGCTCGGATATTGACTGAGGCTAGGGGTATTTTGATCAATACATTTTTAGAGTTCGAATCGTATGCAATTAACTCTCTATCAGATGGTAAAACCCCTCCCGTGTACCCGGTTGGTCCCTTTGTGAAACGTATAGGAGGTGGTGGTGATCCGAGGTCGGATGACAGCAACAATTATAGGGACATCATGGAATGGCTTGATGATCAACCTCCATTATCGGTTATGTTCTTATGCTTTGGAAGCTGGGGAAGTTTTAAAGAGAAACAAGTGAAAGAGATTGCAATTGCACTTGAGCATAGCGGGCATCGTTTCTTATGGTCTCTCCGGAAACCTTCACAGAACGATGAAATGCAATCTCCAAGTGACTATGAagattttcaaagtattttacCCCCAGGTTTCTTAGAACGAACGGCTATGGTTGGGAAGGTAATTGGATGGGCTCCACAAGTGGAAATCTTGTCTCATTCAGCTGTGGGAGGGTTTGCTTCACATTGTGGATGGAATTCTATACTGGAGAGTTTAAGATTTGGTGTTCCAGTCGCCACTTGGCCATTATATGCAGAGCAACAatttaatgcttttcaaatGGTGATTGAGCTAGGATTAGCCGTGGAAATTAAAATGGATTATAGGAATGATTTTTATGGTGATAATGAAATAATTGTGAGCAGTGATGATGTATTGAAAGCTATAAAGAGTGTTATGGAAGAAAATAGTGAGGTCAGAAAGAAGGTAAAGGAGATGAGTAGAGTAAGTGAAAAAACCTTGGTGGATGGAggatcttcattttcttcattttgtcgTCTAATTGAAGATATGATGGGCAACATGTCATGA